Proteins from a single region of Juglans microcarpa x Juglans regia isolate MS1-56 chromosome 5S, Jm3101_v1.0, whole genome shotgun sequence:
- the LOC121267245 gene encoding uncharacterized protein LOC121267245, translating into MGPYEILEKVGAMAYRLDLPTKMLGNYNVFHVSSLKKSFEKQIPTVVETRDISLQPNLTYEEDPIQITDWKDKELWNPKIPLVKVLWRNHDVKEATWEKDADMRSKYPYLFGM; encoded by the coding sequence ATGGGACCATATGAGATTCTAGAGAAAGTAGGAGCAATGGCTTACAGGCTGGATCTTCCCACTAAAATGCTAGGAAATTACAATGTTTTCCATGTATCTTCGCTCAAGAAGAGTTTCGAAAAGCAAATTCCAACCGTTGTTGAAACGAGGGATATTTCACTTCAGCCCAACCTAACCTACGAGGAAGATCCAATTCAAATCACTGATTGGAAGGATAAGGAACTATGGAATCCTAAAATCCCCTTGGTTAAGGTTTTGTGGCGAAATCATGATGTTAAAGAGGCCACATGGGAAAAAGATGCTGACATGAGAAGCAAATACCCTTATTTGTTTGGCATGTGA
- the LOC121267246 gene encoding heparan-alpha-glucosaminide N-acetyltransferase-like translates to MDQDARRVEEGFGPAVAAVGQKEDHNKAQFGKIDKNDGGDHCIDNEKELGTRTGSSELDHHPSTEEKQAEEQPVVVKQKSKRVATLDAFRGLTIVLMILVDDAGGAYSRIDHSPWNGCTLADFVMPFFLFIVGVAIALALKKIAKIDVAIKKIVIRTLKLLFWGIILQGGYSHAPDDLAYGVDMKHIRWFGILQRIALVYFVVAMIETLTTKRRPAVLESGNISIFTAYRWIGGFVAFLIYMVTTYALYVPDWSFVLHNDDGAKRYTVKCGMRGHLGPACNAVGHVDRQVWGVNHLYAYPVWIRLKVCKHGENAPSWCLAPFEPEGLLSSISAILSGTIGIHYGHVLIHFKGHAERLRQWVSMGFILLTVAIILHFTDAIPMNKQLYSFSYVCFTAGAAGIVFSAFYILIDVWGLRTPFLFLEWIGMNAMLVFVMAAQGIFAAFVNGWYYETPDKTLVNWIQDHVFINVWHSERLGTLLYVIFAEIAFWGVVSGILHKLGIYWKL, encoded by the exons ATGGATCAGGACGCTAGGAGGGTGGAAGAAGGGTTTGGTCCGGCAGTAGCAGCAGTTGGGCAGAAAGAAGATCACAACAAGGCTCAGTTCggtaaaatagataaaaatgatggtggagATCACTGCATAGACAATGAGAAAGAATTAGGTACTAGGACTGGGAGCTCAGAGCTAGATCATCATCCCTCAACCGAAGAAAAGCAGGCCGAGGAGCAACCCGTAGTGGTTAAGCAGAAGAGCAAGAGGGTTGCAACCTTAGACGCATTCAGAGGCCTTACCATAGTG ttgaTGATATTGGTTGACGACGCTGGAGGAGCCTATTCGCGTATTGATCACTCCCCATGGAATGGATGCACATTGGCGGACTTTGTGATGcccttttttctcttcattgtTGGGGTTGCTATTGCTCTCGCTCTCAAG AAAATAGCCAAGATCGATGTTGCCATAAAGAAGATTGTTATCAGGACATTGAAGCTTCTGTTCTGGGGAATTATTTTGCAAG GAGGATACTCTCATGCACCTGACGATCTGGCCTATGGTGTTGACATGAAGCATATCCGATGGTTTGGCATCCTCCAG AGAATAGCTTTGGTATACTTTGTTGTTGCCATGATAGAGACCTTGACAACTAAGCGAAGACCAGCCGTCCTAGAGTCTGGAAACATTTCTATTTTCACTGCATATCGATG GATTGGAGGGTTCGTTGCCTTTCTTATATACATGGTCACGACGTATGCACTATATGTTCCAGATTGGAGTTTCGTGTTACACAACGATGATGGAGCAAAGAGATACACA GTCAAATGTGGAATGAGAGGACACTTGGGACCCGCATGTAACGCCGTTGGACATGTGGACAGACAAGTTTGGGGAGTTAATCATCTCTATGCATACCCCGTTTGGATACGCTTGAAG GTTTGCAAGCATGGGGAGAATGCTCCAAGTTGGTGCCTTGCTCCATTCGAACCTGAAGGCCTGCTGAG TTCAATTTCGGCTATCCTCTCTGGGACCATTGGCATCCATTATGGGCACGTTCTGATTCATTTTAAG GGTCACGCTGAGAGGCTTAGGCAATGGGTCTCAATGGGCTTCATCTTGCTCACTGTGGCCATCATTCTCCACTTTACAGATG CTATTCCTATGAACAAGCAACTCTACAGCTTCAGCTACGTTTGTTTCACAGCAGGTGCAGCTGGAATTGTCTTCTCTGCTTTTTATATACTG ATTGATGTTTGGGGGCTTCGTACACCATTCTTGTTCTTAGAATGGATAGGAATGAATGCAATGCTAGTGTTTGTAATGGCAGCCCAAGGCATCTTTGCGGCATTTGTAAACGGATGGTATTATGAAACTCCAGATAAAACTCTA GTCAATTGGATTCAGGATCATGTTTTCATCAATGTTTGGCATTCGGAGAGGCTTGGGACCCTCTTATATGTGATATTTGCTGAAATCGCATTTTGGGGTGTTGTTTCGGGCATCTTGCACAAATTAGGAATATATTGGAAGCTGTGA